One Rhododendron vialii isolate Sample 1 chromosome 2a, ASM3025357v1 genomic region harbors:
- the LOC131315637 gene encoding serine/threonine-protein kinase BSK7 codes for MGCEYSKLTTCCGDSDLDGVIHEAQKVEKEEKSEVGDVPAFREYTVEQLRKATSGFAAENIVSEHGEKAPNVVYKGKLDNQRQIAVKRFNRSAWPDSRQFLEEARSVGQLRNPRLANLLGCCHEGEERLLVAEFMPNETLAKHLFHWETQPMKWAMRLRVALYLAQALEYCTSKGRALYHDLNAYRVVFDDDGNPRLSCFGLMKNSRDGKSYSTNLAFTPPEYLRTGRVTPESVIYSFGTLLLDLLSGKHIPPSHALDLIRDKNIQMLTDSCLEGQFSIDEGTELVRLASRCLQYEPRERPNPKSVVAALVPLQTETEVPSHQIMGLPHGATAFPLSPLGEACLRMDLTAIHEILESLGYKDDEGAATELSFQMWTNQVQETLNSKKKGDAAFRHKDYRAAIECYTQFIEVGTMVSPTVFARRSLSHLSSEMPEEALNDAVQAQVISPVWHIASYLQAASLFALGRENEAQIALKEGSVLEEKRNRTS; via the exons ATGGGTTGTGAGTATTCTAAACTCACAACATGTTGTGGGGATTCGGACCTAGATGGTGTGATTCATGAAGCACAGAAAGTTG AAAAGGAGGAGAAGAGTGAAGTTGGTGATGTGCCCGCATTTCGCGAATACACCGTCGAACAACTGAGGAAGGCTACTTCTGGATTTGCAGCGGAGAACATAGTTTCTGAACATGGGGAAAAGGCTCCCAATGTTGTTTATAAAGGCAAGCTGGATAATCAAAGGCAAATTGCTGTCAAACGTTTTAATAGATCTGCTTGGCCCGATTCTCGGCAGTTCTTG GAAGAAGCAAGATCTGTTGGTCAACTTCGGAACCCAAGGTTAGCAAATCTACTTGGTTGTTGCCATGAAGGTGAAGAGAGATTACTTGTGGCAGAATTTATGCCCAATGAGACTCTTGCGAAACACCTATTTCATT GGGAGACTCAGCCAATGAAGTGGGCGATGCGTTTAAGGGTTGCTTTATATCTTGCACAAGCTCtagaatactgtacgagcaaAGGGCGAGCCCTTTATCATGACCTCAATGCTTACAGAGTAGTATTTGATGAT GATGGTAATCCTAGACTGTCATGCTTTGGTTTAATGAAGAACAGTAGAGATGGAAAAAGTTATAGCACTAACCTTGCGTTTACACCTCCAGAGTATCTCAGGACTG GAAGAGTGACGCCTGAAAGTGTTATCTATAGCTTCGGCACGCTTTTGCTTGACCTCCTGAGCGGAAAGCACATTCCTCCAAGCCAT GCTCTTGACCTTATTCGGGACAAGAATATTCAGATGCTAACAGATTCTTGCTTGGAAGGCCAATTTTCTATTGACGAAGGGACTGAGTTGGTACGTTTAGCTTCAAGATGCTTACAGTATGAACCAAGAGAGAGGCCAAATCCAAAGTCTGTAGTTGCTGCTTTGGTTCCTCTTCAGACGGAAACTGAG GTTCCTTCGCACCAGATAATGGGATTACCACATGGTGCCACTGCTTTTCCCTTATCCCCACTTGGTGAAGCATGCTTAAGAATGGATTTGACTGCCATACATGAGATCTTAGAAAGTCTTGGGTACAAAGATGACGAAGGGGCAGCAACTGAG CTTTCATTCCAGATGTGGACAAACCAGGTGCAGGAGACATTAAACTCAAAGAAAAAGGGTGATGCTGCTTTCCGGCATAAAGACTACAGAGCTGCAATCGAATGCTATACGCAG TTCATTGAAGTTGGAACCATGGTCTCCCCAACAGTTTTCGCTCGCCGTAGCCTCTCACACCTCTCGAGTGAGATGCCAGAGGAAGCTCTGAATGATGCTGTACAAGCACAAGTAATATCTCCTGTCTGGCATATTGCGTCATATCTACAAGCCGCTAGTCTTTTTGCGTTGGGAAGGGAAAACGAGGCACAAATCGCACTCAAAGAGGGATCGGTACTCGAAGAAAAGAGGAACAGGACTTCGTGA
- the LOC131315638 gene encoding lysM domain receptor-like kinase 4 gives MDVSALPIFSLLFLLISPPWLIHAQQPYVGKATTACDIADNSASVLGYTCNGLKTTCQAYLTFRSQSPYNTVFSISQLLNSVPSQVSQINSVSENSTIEPDKLVIVPVNCSCTGGEYYQSNTSYIVEPDDTYFTIANNTFESLSTCQALQSQNSVLATNLSTGDKISVPLRCACPTKNQSDDGVKYLLSYLVAQNQDVSSISAMFGVDNTSTLEANELSSDSTIYFFTTLLIPLQTPPTYSQTLAPPPPPPSPPPPPFSLSSNNSSKKTWVYVVVSVVGVGLLLVIGGIVFCIFIRRKNKKKKQASASVITSQSFEAIEKPEGKNKVEEEESAEFLESIAVIAQSLKVYTFEELKSATDNFSPSCWIKGSVYRGTIKGDFAAIKKMDGDVSQEISVLNKISHFNLICLSGVCFHDGHWYLVYEYANNGPLSDWIYHDNIDKRILSWTQRIQIAFDVATGLNYIHNYTSPPYVHKDLKTTNVLLDSELRAKIANFGLARSADGQEGEFALTRHIVGTKGYMAPEYLENGFISTKLDVYAFGVLLLEILTGKEVSALYGGVNGHLSDVLSPVIHEETGKEKLGEFMDPSLEESYPAELAVFVAGIADSCIKNDPSARPGMAEIVQSLSRIMTTSLNWEKSKTVSGYHSFT, from the coding sequence atggaTGTTTCCGCCTTgcccatcttctctctcttgttccTCCTCATCTCTCCACCTTGGTTGATCCACGCCCAGCAGCCTTACGTTGGGAAGGCCACAACCGCATGCGACATCGCAGACAACTCCGCTTCCGTTCTGGGATACACCTGCAATGGCCTAAAAACCACTTGCCAAGCTTATCTCACCTTCAGATCCCAATCTCCCTACAATACTGTTTTCTCCATCTCTCAGCTTCTTAATTCAGTCCCATCACAAGTCTCTCAAATCAATTCAGTTTCTGAGAATTCGACAATAGAACCAGATAAATTGGTGATTGTTCCTGTCAATTGTTCTTGCACAGGTGGTGAGTATTACCAATCCAACACTTCTTATATTGTTGAGCCAGATGATACTTATTTCACGATTGCAAACAACACCTTTGAAAGCCTGTCGACATGTCAAGCTCTTCAGTCTCAGAATAGTGTTCTGGCCACTAATTTGTCCACCGGAGATAAGATTTCTGTTCCATTGAGATGTGCTTGTCCTACCAAGAACCAGAGTGATGATGGCGTCAAATATTTGTTGAGCTATTTAGTTGCACAGAATCAAGATGTTTCTTCCATAAGTGCAATGTTTGGGGTTGATAACACGAGCACTCTTGAAGCCAATGAGTTGTCATCTGACTCCACTATTTATTTCTTTACTACCCTTTTAATTCCTCTACAAACCCCACCAACATATTCTCAAACCCTAGCGCCGCCTCCGCCCCCTCCATCTCCTCCACCGCCGCCTTTCTCTTTGTCGTCGAATAACAGCTCCAAGAAAACATGGGTGTATGTTGTTGTCAGTGTTGTCGGTGTTGGTCTTTTGTTGGTCATTGGGGGTATTGTTTTCTGTATATTCATTCgcagaaaaaataagaagaagaagcaagcTTCTGCTTCGGTTATTACATCGCAGAGTTTTGAGGCAATTGAGAAACCAGAGGGGAAGAACAAGGTTGAGGAAGAAGAATCCGCAGAGTTTCTGGAGAGTATAGCCGTAATTGCTCAATCCCTTAAAGTGTATACTTTTGAGGAACTCAAATCCGCAACGGACAATTTCAGTCCCAGTTGTTGGATTAAAGGATCTGTTTACCGCGGTACAATCAAGGGTGATTTTGCTGCCATTAAGAAAATGGATGGAGATGTGTCACAGGAAATCAGTGTGCTAAACAAGATCAGCCACTTCAATCTCATATGTCTATCAGGTGTCTGTTTTCATGATGGACACTGGTATCTTGTTTATGAATATGCTAACAATGGACCCTTGAGTGACTGGATTTACCACGACAACATCGATAAGAGAATTCTGAGTTGGACACAGAGGATCCAGATTGCTTTTGATGTGGCGACGGGGCTTAATTACATTCATAACTACACCTCTCCTCCTTATGTCCACAAGGATTTAAAGACCACCAATGTTCTTCTTGATAGCGAGTTGAGGGCTAAGATTGCCAACTTTGGTCTAGCGAGGTCAGCTGATGGGCAAGAAGGCGAATTTGCCTTGACAAGGCATATTGTTGGCACAAAAGGGTACATGGCTCCTGAGTATTTGGAGAATGGATTCATCTCCACAAAGCTTGATGTTTATGCATTTGGGGTTCTGTTACTTGAGATACTTACTGGGAAAGAAGTTTCTGCGTTATATGGAGGGGTAAATGGGCATTTGTCAGATGTCTTGAGTCCTGTGATTCATGAGGAAACTGGCAAGGAGAAGTTGGGAGAATTTATGGATCCTTCTCTGGAAGAGAGTTATCCCGCAGAACTTGCTGTTTTCGTTGCTGGAATAGCTGATAGTTGCATAAAGAATGATCCGTCTGCCCGCCCAGGCATGGCTGAGATTGTGCAGTCCCTTTCAAGAATTATGACCACTTCACTCAATTGGGAAAAGTCAAAAACCGTCTCAGGCTACCACAGTTTCACCTAG
- the LOC131315639 gene encoding pentatricopeptide repeat-containing protein At5g66631 has translation MYIRRFGRPRNLLTSLTPMVRYFANKPHVNEVSRYLQRAKLIDSIRLALRSNSPRSLIPLLNDPALDSFVVANALRCAPSPESALSLTETLQTIPHFRHTQYTLYALAIILSKSQQIAKLKALIEAINSGEFPNVARVSFMDSMRWYAAAGDLDLVLSVWNEWRALQKRPCIESYNIVLGLYVRMGKNSEATKIFSMMIDGGVVPNSRTYTVMIEHLLSSGQLDSAMCIFNVLPSMRIKRTLRQYSVLVGAFTSNEQFDVVKSLLNKMLNDGIFPGHAMQSSLQRMQEEGFLEETDKLIKEMLPDERIKNIGVFTDEEEEEEEDHNDGDCDGREVKSCIGYGNVNPVRLKSWLDPAALVSALHNWTHEEVSALEDANIVWTRRLVCKMIRNFKSAETAWQFFCWAATQPGFTHDVYTVSGMIGKLARRGHADLVNQLMSKVKSAQMKLSFNTIRLVIDFYGMFRNGHAAIKVFRDVKSLCGPMSKTNLFLLYSSLLCTLAKCNMNSDALDTLDEMILGGILPDIQTFSGLMHHFALQGDIKVVQRLFGMVKQSGIEPDAYMFRILIHAFCKCGRAVLALRFFEEMMNSSLMPDGATKLLLVKSLWNEGKFREAAFVEERTVLINAALPLAFGCHSYSVSSTDLTRVRNIYSDSFATNCENSESIDVSNL, from the coding sequence ATGTATATCAGGCGATTTGGTCGTCCAAGAAACTTACTCACCAGCCTCACCCCAATGGTTCGTTACTTTGCCAACAAGCCTCACGTCAATGAAGTCTCCCGTTACCTTCAACGGGCTAAACTCATTGATTCAATTCGACTGGCTCTCCGGTCTAATTCTCCGAGGTCCCTCATCCCACTTTTAAATGATCCTGCTTTAGATTCCTTTGTAGTCGCCAACGCACTCCGATGTGCTCCCTCTCCGGAATCTGCCCTCTCCCTAACCGAAACCCTACAAACTATACCACATTTCAGACATACTCAATATACACTCTATGCACTGGCCATAATCCTTTCCAAGTCTCAACAAATTGCAAAACTTAAAGCCCTCATTGAAGCCATCAATTCGGGGGAATTCCCAAATGTTGCACGTGTGAGCTTCATGGATTCCATGCGGTGGTATGCTGCTGCGGGAGATCTTGACTTGGTTCTTAGTGTTTGGAATGAGTGGAGAGCGTTGCAGAAACGTCCTTGTATCGAATCTTACAACATTGTGTTGGGCCTTTATGTGCGAATGGGAAAGAACTCTGAGGCAACAAAGATTTTCTCGATGATGATTGATGGCGGAGTAGTTCCTAATTCTAGAACGTATACAGTTATGATTGAGCATCTTTTGAGCTCAGGACAACTAGATTCAGCAATGTGCATTTTTAACGTATTGCCTTCAATGAGGATCAAACGGACACTTAGGCAATATTCAGTTTTGGTGGGGGCATTTACCAGTAATGAACAATTTGATGTGGTTAAGAGTTTGTTGAACAAAATGCTGAATGATGGGATATTTCCTGGTCACGCTATGCAATCTTCATTGCAGCGGATGCAGGAAGAAGGATTTCTTGAGGAGACGGACAAGCTTATTAAAGAAATGTTACCAGATGAAAGGATCAAGAATATAGGAGTATTCacagatgaggaggaggaggaggaggaggatcaCAATGATGGTGATTGTGATGGTCGTGAAGTTAAAAGTTGCATTGGTTATGGTAATGTGAACCCAGTTCGGTTAAAGTCGTGGTTAGACCCAGCAGCTTTGGTGAGTGCTTTGCATAATTGGACACATGAGGAGGTATCAGCATTAGAAGATGCAAATATTGTGTGGACAAGGCGATTGGTTTGCAAGATGATCAGAAATTTCAAGTCAGCTGAAACAGCATGGCAGTTTTTCTGTTGGGCCGCTACTCAGCCAGGTTTTACTCACGACGTTTACACAGTATCAGGGATGATTGGTAAGTTGGCACGGCGTGGTCATGCTGATTTAGTTAATCAACTCATGTCTAAGGTCAAAAGTGCGCAGATGAAATTGTCATTCAACACAATAAGATTGGTTATTGACTTCTATGGAATGTTTCGCAATGGTCATGCTGCTATAAAGGTCTTTCGTGATGTCAAATCTCTATGTGGTCCCATGTCGAAAACCAATCTCTTTCTTTTATATTCATCCCTTTTGTGCACATTGGCCAAGTGTAACATGAATTCCGATGCCCTAGATACACTTGATGAGATGATATTGGGAGGTATTCTACCAGATATCCAAACATTTTCTGGATTGATGCATCATTTTGCACTTCAGGGAGATATTAAAGTGGTGCAGAGACTCTTTGGAATGGTCAAGCAGAGTGGTATAGAGCCTGACGCTTATATGTTTAGAATACTTATCCATGCTTTCTGCAAGTGTGGCAGAGCTGTTCTTGCATTGAGGTTTTTTGAAGAAATGATGAACTCTAGTTTGATGCCTGATGGTGCCACAAAACTTTTGCTTGTGAAGAGTCTTTGGAACGAAGGTAAGTTTAGAGAGGCAGCTTTTGTAGAAGAGCGGACTGTGTTGATAAATGCTGCTCTTCCACTTGCATTTGGCTGTCATTCGTACAGTGTTAGCTCTACAGATCTCACAAGAGTTCGCAACATTTACTCTGACAGCTTTGCAACCAATTGTGAGAATAGTGAATCAATTGATGTATCGAACCTGTAA